ATCGACGCGGCCAGGATGGTGTTGAACAGGTGCGGCTCGGCCAGCCGGTATTCGCGCGCGGGGCTGGTCCCGGGCTTGGCCAGCGCGGCGTAGCCGGCGGCGTCCAGGCTGGCGCCGCGCGCGCGCGCGCGCGCCAGCCAGGCGTCGTAGTCGGACGGCGCGACGGCGTCGACGTCGAAGCGCATGTCGGAAAAGCCGTCGCCGCTGAACTGGACCGAGCGGCCGGGGAAGGTGCCGGGATGGTCGGCCTGCAGATACAGCGTGGTCGTCATCCCCGCCATCGTGTAGATCTGGCTGCCCAATTGCGGCACGAAGAAGCTGTTCATGACCGTGCTCGAGGTCAGCTGCAGGTGCAGCACGCGTCCGGCCGGCACGACCAGGTGGTTGACGGCGGCGACACCCGCGCCCGGGTAGATGAACAGCCATTTCCAGTCGAGCGACACGACCTGGATCTCGAGCGGCTCGGCTTGCGCCGACTGCGCCGGCAGCGGCTTGGCGGGGTCGAGCGCATGCGCCGCCACCCATCCCATCCCGCCCAGGAACAGGATGATCATCAGCGGCACCATCCAGTTGACGACTTCGAGCCCACCGGAATAATTCCAGTCGAGCTTGCGCTTGGCGCGTTTGTTGCCGGCCCTGAACCACCATGCGAACACCAGCGTCAAGATGATGATCGGAACGATCAATGCCAGCATGACCAGGGTGGCGTTTTGCAGGAGCAGGTATTCGTTGGCGGCGACCGGTCCACGCGGATCGAGGACGCCGGCGGTCAAGGAGGGACTCATGTACGGTCTTTACGGCATGGTTGTTTGATATCCCTAGTATAAAATGCCAACCTCCCCGATTCGTTTCAGTTTGCCGATTATCTTGGGCCAAATATGAATAAATCGCGGCCTCTGCTTCGTAATATTTCCCCTCAGGATCAGGAAATATCTTTGGGCAATATCGCACCCGTGTGAGAACGCGCTTGCGTAGGTACGCGTTTCGTGGCAACACGGGTTTCATCTGCCGGATCTATTCCGACCCGAGGCGATATTTTGCAACTTGAATCTGCCTGATATGAATGGCCATGAGTTGGCCCGTTTCATCGGCGCGTCGATTTCAAATTACAGCCCGTTTATTTTCTCGATCGGAAAGAAAATGAAATGCGCCAGAGATGACAACATCGACGACCTTCTGTTTTACGAGTATTTCCAGAAGCCGCTGAAACTGAAAAACGTGATCGGCTTTCTGAAATACATGCCGCTGCAGAGGTCGTCGGCGGTTTCCGAGAGCCTGAAACTGAAGAATACAGTGCGAAAACGGATCGACGATCGATGAAAGCCTTACCGAGGGCGGTGCGTTGGGCCGCCATACTCAAGCTGGAAACGTCACCCTCGCCTCCAACCCGCCCAGCATTGCCGACTGTCCCAGCGCCAGCACCGCCCCATGCCGCTCGGCGATCGCCTTGATGATGGCCAGGCCCAGGCCGCTGCCGGCCGCATCGCTGCCCGGCACGCGGTAAAAGCGGTCGAACACGCGCTCGCGCTCCTCCGGCGGAATGCCCGGCCCGCTGTCCTCGACCGTGACCACGATGGCACGCGCCCCAGGGTCATGCTGCACCGACACGTCGACCGTGCCGCCGCCCGGGGTGTACTTGATCGCATTGTCGACCAGGTTGCGCAGCAGGATCATGAGCGCATCCGGCTGCCCGCGCACCTCGGCGGCATCGGCGCGCTGCAGACCCAGGTCGATGTCCTTGGCCTGGGCCACGCCGACCAGGTCGGCCACCGCGCGCCGCGCGACGCCGGCCAGGTCGACGTTCTGGGGCGGCGTCCCGGTGGCCGCGCTGGCTTCCTGGCGCGCCAGCACCAGCAGTTGCTCGACCAGGCGCGTGGCGCGCTCGATGCCGGCGTTCAGGCGCGCGACCGCGACGTCCTTGGCCTCGGCGCTGTCGGAGCGCGCCAGGCTCTGCACCTGCAGTTTCAGCGCGGCCAGCGGCGTCCGCAGTTCGTGGGCGGCGTCGGCGACGAAGTTCTGCTGGGCGTCGAAGGCGGTGCGCACACGGCCGAACAGCAGGTTCAGTTCCTGCACCAGCGGACGCACCTCGTCGGGCAGGCCGGCGTCCGACACCGGCGACAGATCGTCGGCCTGGCGCGCCGCCACCTGCCTGCGCACGCGCGCGACCGGGTCGAGCGAGCGGCTCACCACCAGCCACACGACCAGCATCAGGATCGGCATCATGACGCCGATCGGGCCGATCGTGCGCAGCGCCAGGTTGCCCGCCATCGCGCGCCGCACGGCCAGGTCCTGGGCCACCTGCACGGTCTGGTTGCTGGTCTGGATCGAGAAGATGCGGTAGGTGGTGCCGTTCGCCTTGACGTTGGAAAAGCCCAGCACGGCCAGCTGCGGCAGGCGCGCGTGCGAGGCGCTGCGGAATACGCGCACGCCGTCCGGCGACCACACCTGCACCACCATGTCGTCGCTGCCGGGCACCGGCGCATCGCCGGGCGGCGCACCGTCGTCGCTGGTGGCGAGCGGCGCGCGCGAACGCAGCGACAGCGCCATCTGCTGCATGTGGTAGTCGAAGATGTCGTTGGCGTCGTTCAGCGCGGTGCGGTAGGCGATGGCCGCCTGGGCGATCGCGGCCAGGGTGATGGCGGCCAGCAGGTACCACAGCAGGCGGCCGCGCAGCGAGTGCGTCAGCTTGGCGCGGGCGTTTTTGAGACTCATATCTTGGGAACCATGTAGCCCACCCCGCGCACGTTCTGGATCAGGTCGCTGCCGAGTTTCTTGCGCAGGCCGTGGATGTAGACTTCCACCGCGTTGCTGCTCACCTCGTCGCGCCAGCTGTACAGCTTTTCCTCCAGCTGGGCGCGCGACAGCACCGCGCCCGGACGCGCGACCAGCGCTTCCAGCACGGCCCATTCGCGCGCCGACAGCACGACCGGCTGGCCGTCCACCAGCACTTCGCGCGTGGCGGGATTGATGGAGATGTTCTTGTATTCGAAAACGGGTTCGGCGCGTCCGGCGGCGCGGCGCAGCAGCGCACGGATGCGCGCCAGCATTTCGTCGAGGTCGTAGGGTTTGAGGACGTAGTCGTCGGCGCCGGCATCCAGCCCGGCGATGCGCTGGGCAACCGAGTCGCGCGCGGTGGCGACCAGCACCGGGGTGCGGTCCTTGCGCGCGCGCATCGACTTGAGCACCTCGAGCCCGTCCTTGCGCGGCAGGCCGAGGTCGAGCAGGACCAGGTCGTAGTTCTGGTTCTGCATCAGGGCCGTGTCGGCCATGTCGCCGTCCTTGACCCAATCGACGGCGTAGTGCTCGGCCCTGAGCAGGTCGAGCACCACTTCGCCGATCATCGTATCGTCTTCCACCAGCAGCAGCCGCATCCCATCCTCCGATTCAAAACGTATGCGGATGATAACCGGTTACGATGATCGCGCAGGGAGCCTGGCGCTCCCTGCGCTGCTCATCAACCGATGCGGACCGGGAAGAAGATCCGGTTGTCGCCGCGCTGGATCAGCAGCGCCACCGACTTGCTGGAGCCCTTCACCGCATCGCGCACCTGCTGCACGCTGGTGACCGGCTTGCCGTTCACCGACAGCAGCACGTCGCCCGGCTGCACGCCGACCGCTTGCGCCGGACCGGCGGCATCCTCGATCACCAGGCCGGCGGCCACGCCCAGCTGGCTGCGCTCGCTTGGATCGAGCGGACGCAGGGCCAGGCCGAGCTTGGCGCCGTTGTCGTTGCTGGCCAGGTTGTCGCGGTCGCGCGGGGCGGCCTTGTCGTTGGCGTTGCCCAGGGTCGCGCTCAAGCGCACCGGCTTGCCGTCGCGCAGAATGTCCAGGTCGACCTTGTCGCCCGGCTTGGCGATCGAAACCACGGCTTGCAGGTCGCTGCCGGTCACGACCGGCTGGCCGTTGACCTTGCGGATCACGTCGCCGGACTTGAGACCGGCACGCTCGGCCGCGCCGCCGCGTTCGACTTGCGCCACCAGCGCGCCGTCCGGCGAATCGAGCTTGAACGAATCGGCGAAGCCCTGGTCCACGTCCTGCAGGTTCACGCCCAGTTTCGCGTGCTGCACCTTGCCGGTGGTGAGGATCTCGTCCTTGATGCGCGCCGCGACTTCGATCGGGATCGCGAACGACAGGCCCTGGTAGCCGCCGGTCTCGCTGTAGATCTGCGAGTTGATGCCGACCACTTCGCCGCGCGTGTTGAACAGCGGACCGCCCGAGTTGCCCGGGTTGACGGCGACGTCGGTCTGCAGGAACTGCACGCCGTTGTTGTCGATGGTGCGACCCTTGGCGCTGACCACGCCGGCGGTCACGGTCGACTCCAGGCCGTACGGTTCGCCGATCGCCAGCACCCACTCGCCCACCTTGGTGTTGCGGGTGTTACCCAGCGGGACCGTCGGCAGGTTTTTCGCGTCGATCTTGAGCACGGCGACGTCGGTCTTGGCGTCCGAGCCCAGCACCTTGGCGCGGTATTCGCGGCGGTCCTGCAGCTTGACCATGACTTCGTCGGCGTCGCGCACCACGTGCGCATTGGTCAGGATCACGCCGTCCTGGCTGATGATGAAGCCCGAGCCGGCGCCGTGCACCACCTGGGCCGCACCGCCGCGGCCGCCGCCGCGCTGCTGCGGCTGCTGGAAGCGGCGGAAGAATTCGAAGAACGGATCGTCTTCGTCGTCGCCATTGCCGAACTGCTGCATCTGCTGCTGCTGGCGCGACATCTTCTGGGTGCCGGTGACGCGGATGTTCACCACGGCCGGGCCATTGCGCGAGACGATCTGGGTAAAGTCGGGCAGCGCCATGCTGCTCGGATTGCCGGCCACCGGGGCCGGGGCAGCGGCGACCGGCGCCGGCTGCGTCGATGCCGTCACGGCTGCTGCAGCGGCAACCGCGTTGTTGTGTTCGACTGCGACTGCGCCCACCGCTCCGCCGATGACGCCGGCCACGCACAGGGCCAGGGTGAGACGTTTTGCGGAGATGACGGTCGTTGCGCCTTGATTCTGCATGTCGTGCTCCTTGAGAGAGGGTTAGTTCATACCAAGCTTCGTTGACGATAGTGTCGCGCAACTGGCTTAGATCACCCTTAATTCTGAGGCTGCCTGGAAAGGGAATGGCTTAGAAAAGCCTTAAGCGAAATCGGGGTCCGGACGTGAAAAGAGGCGCCGGAGCGCCTCTTTTTAAGTGGTGGGCATGGGGAGCCCACCCAACAATCATGTTTCGATGTGTGTTATGCAGCGGCCTGTTGCTGTTGCGGCTGCTCGAGCACTTGCACGTTGTCGGTGTTGCCGTTGGCGTCAGCGATCGCGATCTTGCGCGGCTTGAACGCTTCCGGCACTTCGCGCACCAGTTCGATGGTCAGGATGCCGTTGTCGAAGCCGGCGCTGACGACCTTCACGTGGTTGGCCAGCTGGAAGCGCTGTTCGAAATCGCGCTGGGCGATGCCGCGGTGCAGGAAGGTGCGCTGGGCGTCGTCCTTCTGCTTGCGGCCGACGACGTGCAGGGTATCGCGTTCGGCGACGATCTCGATTTCACTGCGGGTGAAACCGGCCAGCGCCATCACGATACGGTATTTGTCTTCGGCGACCAGCTCGATGTTGTACGGCGGGTAGCTCGGCGCGGCTTCGGCGCGCTGCTCGAGCATGTTCACCAGACGATCAAAGCCGATGGCGGAACGATATAGGGGAGTCAAATCAAAAGTACGCATGGTTGTATATCCTTAAAAGTTCAAGCGATAAGTTGACGGACCTCATCGTGAGCATCCGTTGGAACCAATCTAATGCCCACCTAAGCGCTTTTCAAGTCGCACGAAATATGTTTTTTCCCGCCATCGACAAAATTTTATTTTCATTTATTTTCAGCATGTTGCTGAGTATTTTTCTTGCATAAGGCGGTGCTACACTCATTCGTTTGCTTCCTCAACAACAGCCCGAGCCATGCACGCATCCTTCGCCGTCCGCTCCACCTCCGCCCTGACCCTGGCCCTGGCGCTCGCCTTCCCGGCCTGCGCACAGTCGACCTTCACGCCCACCAACCTGCCCCCGATCCCGGCGCCGGTCGACCAGCCCTTCCCGGGCACCGTCGTGCTGAACGTCGATGCGACCGACCTGTCGCAGCAGATCTTCCGCATGCACATCTCGATGCCGGCCAAGCCGGGTCCGATGACGGTGCTGTATCCGCAATGGCTGCCGGGTAACCACAGCCCGACCGGCCCGATCACCCAGCTGGCCGGCCTGAAGTTCACGGCCGGCGGCAAGCCGGTCGAGTGGGTGCGCGACCCGGTCCAGGTGTACGCCTACCACGTCAACGTGCCGGAAGGCGCGACCACGCTGGAAGCCGACTACGTGTACCTGTCGCCGCTCGATACCAACCAGGGCCGCATCACCATGACCGACAACATCCTCGGCGTGCAATGGAACGCGGTCACGCTGTACCCGGCCGGCTACTTCGGCAGCCGCATCCCGGTCCAGGCCAACCTGCGCCTGCCCGCCGGCTGGCAGTTCGGCACCGCGCTCGAGACCGCCGAGCGCCAGGGCGACGACGTCCACTTCAAGCCGACCGACCTGAACACCCTGGTCGACTCGCCGCTGTTCGCCGGCCGTTACTTCAAGCGCTTCGACCTCGACCCGGGCGCCAAGGTGCCGGTGCACCTGGACGTGGTCGCCGACGATGCCGACAGCCTGGCCGCGACGCCGGAGCAGATCGAGATCCACCGCAAGCTGATCCAGCAAGCGTATAAACTGTATGGCTCGCATCACTACGACCACTACGACTTCCTGTTCGCGCTGTCCGACGAATTCTCCGGCATCGGCCTGGAGCACCACCAGTCGAGCGAGAACGGCGTCAAGCCGGGCTACTTCACCGAATGGGCCAAGGGCGAAGCCGGACGCGACCTGCTGGCGCACGAGTACACCCACTCGTGGGACGGCAAGTTCCGCCGTCCGGGCGGCCAGGCCGTGGCCAACTTCAACGTGCCGTTGCAGAACGAACTGCTGTACGTGTACGAAGGCCAGACCCAGTACTGGGGCAACGTGCTGGCCGCGCGTTCGGGCCTGGTGTCGCAGCAGGGTGCGAAGGATGCGCTGGCCGCCGCCGCGGCGCGCTACGACAGCGTCAAGGGCCGCGAATGGCGCGCGATGCAGGACACGGTCTACGACCCGATCCTGAATTCGCGCCGTCCGCTCGGCTGGGGCAACTACCAGCGCAGCGAAGACTACTACACCGAAGGCCAGCTGATCTGGCTCGACGCCGACACCCTGATCCGCGAACTGTCGGGCGACAAGCGTTCGCTGAACGACTTCGCCAAGGCCTTCTTCGGCATCAACGACGGCAGCCACGTGCGCGCGCCGTACACCTTCGAAGAAGTGGTGGCCACGCTCAACAAGATCCAGCCGTACGACTGGGCCGGCTTCCTGCGCAAGCGCCTGGACGGCCACGGCCCGGGCGCCCCGCTCGACGGCCTCGCGCGCGCGGGCTGGAAGCTGGTCTACACCGACACCCCG
This genomic stretch from Massilia sp. 9096 harbors:
- a CDS encoding COX aromatic rich motif-containing protein, translating into MSPSLTAGVLDPRGPVAANEYLLLQNATLVMLALIVPIIILTLVFAWWFRAGNKRAKRKLDWNYSGGLEVVNWMVPLMIILFLGGMGWVAAHALDPAKPLPAQSAQAEPLEIQVVSLDWKWLFIYPGAGVAAVNHLVVPAGRVLHLQLTSSTVMNSFFVPQLGSQIYTMAGMTTTLYLQADHPGTFPGRSVQFSGDGFSDMRFDVDAVAPSDYDAWLARARARGASLDAAGYAALAKPGTSPAREYRLAEPHLFNTILAASMSPGSSSSH
- a CDS encoding ATP-binding protein produces the protein MSLKNARAKLTHSLRGRLLWYLLAAITLAAIAQAAIAYRTALNDANDIFDYHMQQMALSLRSRAPLATSDDGAPPGDAPVPGSDDMVVQVWSPDGVRVFRSASHARLPQLAVLGFSNVKANGTTYRIFSIQTSNQTVQVAQDLAVRRAMAGNLALRTIGPIGVMMPILMLVVWLVVSRSLDPVARVRRQVAARQADDLSPVSDAGLPDEVRPLVQELNLLFGRVRTAFDAQQNFVADAAHELRTPLAALKLQVQSLARSDSAEAKDVAVARLNAGIERATRLVEQLLVLARQEASAATGTPPQNVDLAGVARRAVADLVGVAQAKDIDLGLQRADAAEVRGQPDALMILLRNLVDNAIKYTPGGGTVDVSVQHDPGARAIVVTVEDSGPGIPPEERERVFDRFYRVPGSDAAGSGLGLAIIKAIAERHGAVLALGQSAMLGGLEARVTFPA
- a CDS encoding response regulator transcription factor — its product is MRLLLVEDDTMIGEVVLDLLRAEHYAVDWVKDGDMADTALMQNQNYDLVLLDLGLPRKDGLEVLKSMRARKDRTPVLVATARDSVAQRIAGLDAGADDYVLKPYDLDEMLARIRALLRRAAGRAEPVFEYKNISINPATREVLVDGQPVVLSAREWAVLEALVARPGAVLSRAQLEEKLYSWRDEVSSNAVEVYIHGLRKKLGSDLIQNVRGVGYMVPKI
- a CDS encoding Do family serine endopeptidase, with protein sequence MQNQGATTVISAKRLTLALCVAGVIGGAVGAVAVEHNNAVAAAAAVTASTQPAPVAAAPAPVAGNPSSMALPDFTQIVSRNGPAVVNIRVTGTQKMSRQQQQMQQFGNGDDEDDPFFEFFRRFQQPQQRGGGRGGAAQVVHGAGSGFIISQDGVILTNAHVVRDADEVMVKLQDRREYRAKVLGSDAKTDVAVLKIDAKNLPTVPLGNTRNTKVGEWVLAIGEPYGLESTVTAGVVSAKGRTIDNNGVQFLQTDVAVNPGNSGGPLFNTRGEVVGINSQIYSETGGYQGLSFAIPIEVAARIKDEILTTGKVQHAKLGVNLQDVDQGFADSFKLDSPDGALVAQVERGGAAERAGLKSGDVIRKVNGQPVVTGSDLQAVVSIAKPGDKVDLDILRDGKPVRLSATLGNANDKAAPRDRDNLASNDNGAKLGLALRPLDPSERSQLGVAAGLVIEDAAGPAQAVGVQPGDVLLSVNGKPVTSVQQVRDAVKGSSKSVALLIQRGDNRIFFPVRIG
- a CDS encoding Hsp20 family protein; protein product: MRTFDLTPLYRSAIGFDRLVNMLEQRAEAAPSYPPYNIELVAEDKYRIVMALAGFTRSEIEIVAERDTLHVVGRKQKDDAQRTFLHRGIAQRDFEQRFQLANHVKVVSAGFDNGILTIELVREVPEAFKPRKIAIADANGNTDNVQVLEQPQQQQAAA
- a CDS encoding M61 family metallopeptidase, yielding MHASFAVRSTSALTLALALAFPACAQSTFTPTNLPPIPAPVDQPFPGTVVLNVDATDLSQQIFRMHISMPAKPGPMTVLYPQWLPGNHSPTGPITQLAGLKFTAGGKPVEWVRDPVQVYAYHVNVPEGATTLEADYVYLSPLDTNQGRITMTDNILGVQWNAVTLYPAGYFGSRIPVQANLRLPAGWQFGTALETAERQGDDVHFKPTDLNTLVDSPLFAGRYFKRFDLDPGAKVPVHLDVVADDADSLAATPEQIEIHRKLIQQAYKLYGSHHYDHYDFLFALSDEFSGIGLEHHQSSENGVKPGYFTEWAKGEAGRDLLAHEYTHSWDGKFRRPGGQAVANFNVPLQNELLYVYEGQTQYWGNVLAARSGLVSQQGAKDALAAAAARYDSVKGREWRAMQDTVYDPILNSRRPLGWGNYQRSEDYYTEGQLIWLDADTLIRELSGDKRSLNDFAKAFFGINDGSHVRAPYTFEEVVATLNKIQPYDWAGFLRKRLDGHGPGAPLDGLARAGWKLVYTDTPTDYVKSIDDRSKALDLSYSLGFAVASGGAIRNVVWDGVGFRAGLAANATIVAVNNTAYKPEVLKKAIKDAKGGTAPIQLLVKKGDTFRTVSLDYHGGLRYPRLERIPGTKDRLESIYAALK